The Bacteroides fragilis NCTC 9343 genome includes the window AGCACAACGAAGGGCGAGTAGTTTTACTCCGTTGGCAGCCATTGTTCTGATTACTTCGGCATCTGCGGTATCGTTGACAAAGATGCAGACGGCATCCACTCCCTGAGTCAGCAATACGTTGTGTCGGTTCAGATGACCTTTGAAAAATCGGAGTTCGAATCCGAATTCCTTGTTTTTCTCGTTGAAGGAAGCTTCATCATAAGGTTTGGTACCAAAAAATGCGATTGTATATGCCATAATTTTCTTATTTTACATTCTATAATAATAGAACGTTTATGGGGAGAGTAATGTTTGTGTCCGGGGGCGGCATTTCTTTCTCCGGATTCTTATTCGTTTCAGTAGAAACAGTTTGTGTTTTCAATTAATTTGTTTGTGAAATGGAAATTAGGTGCACAAAAATATTCGTCATGTGCAATATTATTGTACCTTTGCGCCCGAAATAACTTAAAAAAGATTTAGATGAGAAAATTATTCTTGATTAGCATCGGGTTGCTAATCGTTTCAACTTCAACTTTTGCGGGAGGTCTCCTGACGAATACCAATCAGCACGTATTGTTTTTGAGAATGTTGGCTCGTGATGCTTCTACACAAATTGACGCGGTATATTCCAATCCGGCGGGTGTGGCTTTCATGGAAAACGGCTTTCACTTGTCACTCAACGGACAGAGTGCGTTCCAGACAAGAACTATCACTTCTACTTTCGCTCCGTTTGCAGGGTTTGGAGGAAACGCTACCAAAGTATATAAAGGAGAAGCTTCGGCTCCGTTCATTCCCAGTGTATTTGCAGTATATAAGAAGGATAAGTGGGCATTTTCGGGGAATTTTGCGGTAACCGGTGGTGGCGGTAAGGCTACTTTTAATGAAGGGCTGGGTTCATTTGAGTCATTGGTATCTGTAGTACCCGGCATGTTGGTAGCTGCGGGCAATGAAATGGTGGATAAAGGTGTTCTGCCGATTAACATTTTTAATGGAACCAATAAATACTCTGTTGACAGCTACATGCGTGGTAAGCAAATGATTTTTGGCCTTCAGCTGGGTGCCACATATAGAATCACAGATTACTTGTCTGCATTTGCCGGTGTGCGTATGAACTACGTAAGCAATGGTTACGAAGGACACATTCGTAACATTGAGGCTAACATCGGTGGTGGAGAAATGGTAAACGTGAATAAGTATTTCAGTGATTATGCCAAGCAGGCCAGAACAGCCGCAGATGCTTATCTGGCTGCAAATGATCTGGCTAATTATGCAAAATATGATGCCATTGCAAAAGAAGCAACCAAGGTTGCCGGACTGACGGCCGATAAAGAACTGGATTGTGACCAAACCGGTTGGGGAGTAACTCCTATTCTGGGTCTGGACTTTAAGATGAATAAATGGAACATCGGTGT containing:
- a CDS encoding OmpP1/FadL family transporter, whose translation is MRKLFLISIGLLIVSTSTFAGGLLTNTNQHVLFLRMLARDASTQIDAVYSNPAGVAFMENGFHLSLNGQSAFQTRTITSTFAPFAGFGGNATKVYKGEASAPFIPSVFAVYKKDKWAFSGNFAVTGGGGKATFNEGLGSFESLVSVVPGMLVAAGNEMVDKGVLPINIFNGTNKYSVDSYMRGKQMIFGLQLGATYRITDYLSAFAGVRMNYVSNGYEGHIRNIEANIGGGEMVNVNKYFSDYAKQARTAADAYLAANDLANYAKYDAIAKEATKVAGLTADKELDCDQTGWGVTPILGLDFKMNKWNIGVKYEFNTKLNVENKTRIDNTGLFANGVNTPHDIPALLTVGVSYEILPVLRASVGYHHFFDTNARMADAKDPVTGQTMGKQHFIKQGTNEYLGGIEWDVCKWAQVSAGMQRTKYGVGDNYQSDMSFAVSSYSYGFGAGFDIAKNLKLNVAYFWTDYDKYTKETPNYGGTGIAGKDVFTRTNKVFGIGLDYKF